From the genome of Nocardia sp. NBC_01503, one region includes:
- a CDS encoding NmrA family NAD(P)-binding protein → MGATGATGGALLTRLIDLGVPCRALSRHPDRLRTDISRTPDVEIHYADAADSDSLRAVFDGATQLFLTMPNSPDQVALETRVIEAAADRGIEHIVKLSAPTAAPDSPVAIARWHCEIEQVLRASGIAHTVLRPYAFMQKLALLGREVATRGAIVGTMGSAACNYIDCRDIADVAAAALTRPDIAGGTYTLTGSRTFGYPELAVLLSELLNTPIEYIDLPPTAFREYLIERSHLPHWLADHLTEIQRLAVEHPERPTDTVARILGRPPRTLESFLTENLGAFRQSTAATEQR, encoded by the coding sequence ATGGGAGCCACCGGCGCGACCGGTGGTGCGCTGCTGACCCGCCTGATCGACCTCGGAGTGCCGTGCCGGGCATTGAGCCGTCATCCGGACCGGTTGCGCACCGACATATCCCGGACTCCCGATGTCGAGATCCACTATGCCGACGCCGCGGATTCCGATTCGCTGCGGGCGGTCTTCGACGGGGCGACCCAGCTCTTCCTCACCATGCCCAACAGTCCGGATCAGGTCGCGCTCGAAACCCGGGTGATCGAAGCCGCCGCGGATCGCGGTATCGAGCACATCGTCAAACTCTCCGCGCCGACGGCCGCGCCGGATTCACCGGTGGCGATCGCACGCTGGCATTGCGAGATCGAACAGGTACTGCGAGCCTCCGGGATCGCGCATACCGTACTGCGCCCGTACGCGTTCATGCAGAAGCTGGCGCTTCTCGGTCGCGAGGTGGCCACGCGCGGCGCGATCGTGGGCACCATGGGGTCGGCCGCCTGCAACTACATCGACTGCCGCGATATCGCCGATGTCGCGGCGGCGGCGCTCACCCGGCCCGACATCGCCGGGGGCACATACACTCTCACCGGGTCCAGGACATTCGGCTATCCGGAGCTGGCCGTCCTGCTGAGCGAGCTGTTGAATACTCCGATCGAGTACATCGACCTGCCGCCCACCGCCTTCCGCGAATACCTGATCGAGCGATCACACCTGCCGCACTGGCTGGCCGATCACCTCACCGAGATCCAGCGGCTGGCCGTCGAACATCCGGAGCGGCCCACCGACACCGTCGCCCGCATCCTCGGCCGACCCCCGCGCACGCTGGAGTCGTTCCTGACCGAAAACCTCGGCGCCTTCCGGCAATCCACCGCGGCGACGGAACAGCGGTAA
- a CDS encoding MerR family transcriptional regulator encodes MTARSESTADTGQGYPVRVVAERLGIPAATLRSWNQRYGIGPAAHQPGRHRLYSEADIALLERMHALIKAGATPAGAAGLIRAGSVIRGEYRPLLEAAFALDTAATSRLLIAHLRDFGVIGTWDELCRPAFAEIVARQGAGEGCIDVEHFLSWCVMSALHRTNPPPPSEVSPRVVLACTRGEAHSLPLEALRAALAERGVGAHTLGPDVPTDALADTLRRFEEPVAVVLWSQQESTALTSVVRVGLAGGARVHVGGPGWAEVILPEAAIRVTSLLDAVRRLT; translated from the coding sequence ATGACCGCGCGCTCCGAATCCACCGCCGACACCGGGCAGGGCTATCCGGTGCGTGTCGTGGCCGAACGCCTCGGCATTCCGGCGGCCACCCTCCGGAGTTGGAATCAGCGCTATGGAATCGGTCCGGCGGCGCATCAGCCGGGCCGGCATCGCCTCTACTCCGAGGCCGATATCGCACTGCTCGAGCGTATGCACGCGTTGATCAAGGCGGGTGCGACCCCGGCGGGCGCGGCCGGACTCATTCGGGCGGGCAGTGTGATTCGCGGCGAGTACCGGCCCTTGCTGGAGGCCGCCTTCGCGCTCGATACGGCGGCGACCTCACGCCTGCTGATCGCGCATCTGCGCGACTTCGGCGTCATCGGCACCTGGGATGAGTTGTGCCGCCCGGCTTTCGCGGAGATTGTGGCGCGCCAGGGCGCGGGTGAGGGCTGTATCGATGTCGAGCACTTTCTGTCCTGGTGTGTGATGTCGGCGCTGCATCGCACGAATCCGCCGCCGCCGAGCGAGGTTTCACCGCGCGTGGTGCTGGCCTGCACCCGCGGTGAAGCGCATTCGCTGCCATTGGAGGCCTTGCGGGCGGCCCTGGCCGAGCGCGGCGTCGGCGCGCACACCCTGGGACCGGATGTGCCGACCGACGCGCTGGCGGACACCCTGCGGCGATTCGAGGAACCGGTGGCGGTGGTGCTGTGGTCACAGCAGGAGTCCACGGCGCTGACCTCGGTGGTGCGGGTCGGGCTGGCGGGCGGTGCCCGGGTCCATGTCGGCGGCCCGGGCTGGGCCGAGGTGATCCTGCCCGAGGCGGCGATTCGGGTGACCAGTCTGCTGGACGCCGTTCGGCGGTTGACCTAG
- a CDS encoding MarR family winged helix-turn-helix transcriptional regulator codes for MAPDPDPQAAPTPTQARTQLRRYGLESEIDPRAVLVAVRLLAAGTELGQATEAHFARFGLSTGRYRLLADLEDAGGEKSPSQLAAGLGVTRATVTGLIDGLEQQGLVCRRASAQDGRAVVVVLTARGARQLRDMAPEHFGRLQSMVAPLTPAERTTFLDLLERIRQGMRALTAD; via the coding sequence ATGGCACCGGATCCGGACCCGCAGGCGGCCCCCACGCCGACACAGGCGCGGACGCAGCTGCGCCGCTACGGACTGGAGTCGGAGATCGACCCCCGGGCGGTGCTGGTCGCGGTGCGGCTGCTGGCCGCCGGGACCGAACTCGGCCAGGCGACCGAGGCACACTTCGCCCGGTTCGGGCTCTCCACCGGACGCTATCGACTGCTGGCGGATCTGGAGGATGCCGGGGGCGAGAAGTCACCGTCCCAACTCGCGGCGGGCCTCGGGGTAACGCGCGCAACGGTAACCGGGCTGATCGACGGTCTGGAACAACAGGGGCTGGTCTGCCGGCGCGCATCGGCGCAGGACGGTCGCGCCGTGGTGGTGGTACTCACCGCGCGCGGCGCCCGGCAACTGCGCGATATGGCGCCCGAACACTTCGGCCGCCTGCAGTCCATGGTCGCCCCGCTGACCCCCGCGGAGCGCACCACCTTCCTCGATCTACTCGAACGCATCCGCCAAGGTATGCGCGCACTCACCGCGGACTGA